Proteins encoded together in one Pseudoroseomonas cervicalis window:
- a CDS encoding SUF system Fe-S cluster assembly regulator — MLRLSKLTDYAVVVLARLEAEGGVQTAPGLAAATGIAEPTVAKVLKHLGHASLVEGLRGARGGYRLARPLSSIPLSEVICAIDGPIALTACVDGATGGCEAEGLCPVRGRWDPVNEAIRAALSAISVADIAAPRSATGCRRPAVSAALSALSASLPAAE; from the coding sequence GTGTTGCGGCTGTCGAAACTCACCGATTACGCCGTGGTGGTACTGGCGCGGCTGGAGGCCGAGGGCGGGGTGCAGACCGCGCCGGGCCTGGCGGCGGCGACCGGCATTGCCGAGCCGACGGTGGCCAAGGTGCTGAAGCATCTGGGCCATGCGTCGCTGGTCGAGGGCTTGCGCGGGGCGCGCGGCGGCTACCGCCTGGCGCGTCCGCTCTCCTCGATCCCGCTATCGGAGGTGATCTGCGCCATCGATGGCCCGATCGCGCTGACCGCCTGCGTGGATGGCGCGACCGGGGGCTGCGAGGCCGAGGGGCTCTGCCCCGTGCGCGGCCGCTGGGACCCGGTGAACGAGGCGATCCGCGCCGCCCTCTCCGCCATTTCCGTGGCCGATATCGCCGCGCCGCGCAGCGCCACTGGCTGCCGCCGCCCGGCCGTCTCCGCCGCTCTGTCCGCCCTATCGGCCTCCCTGCCGGCCGCTGAGTAG
- the sufB gene encoding Fe-S cluster assembly protein SufB → MPAVTETIDAVQSVTQGTYKYGFETEIDMEFAPKGLNEDIVRFISAKKNEPAWLLEWRLKAFALWKTMEEPRWPAVSYPPIDYQDAYYYAAPKQKVKPKSLDEVDPELLRTYEKLGIPLKEQAILAGVEGAGDTPAEGGRMPVAVDAVFDSVSVATSYKDRLAKEGIVFCAISEAVQEHPELVRQYLGSVVPQGDNFFAALNSAVFTDGSFVYIPKGVKCPMELSTYFRINAKSTGQFERTLIIAEEGSSVSYLEGCTAPMRDENQLHAAVVELVALDDASIKYSTVQNWYPGDENGRGGIYNFVTKRGACRGKRSKISWTQVETGSSITWKYPSCILQGDESVGEFYSVAITNNRQQADTGTKMFHIGKNTRSTIISKGISAGFGQNTYRGLVKISPKASGARNFTQCDSLLIGDQCGAHTVPYIENRCMTAKVEHEATTSRIAEDQLFYCRQRGLSEEDAVGLIVNGFCREVLKELPMEFAVEAQKLLQISLEGSVG, encoded by the coding sequence ATGCCTGCCGTCACCGAGACCATCGACGCCGTCCAGTCGGTCACCCAGGGAACCTACAAATATGGGTTCGAGACCGAGATCGATATGGAGTTCGCGCCCAAGGGGCTGAACGAGGACATCGTTCGCTTCATCAGCGCGAAGAAGAACGAGCCGGCATGGCTGCTGGAATGGCGGCTGAAGGCCTTCGCGCTGTGGAAGACGATGGAGGAGCCGCGCTGGCCCGCCGTCTCCTACCCGCCGATCGATTACCAGGATGCCTATTACTACGCGGCGCCGAAGCAGAAGGTGAAGCCGAAGTCGCTCGACGAGGTCGATCCCGAGCTGCTGCGCACCTATGAGAAGCTCGGCATTCCGCTGAAGGAGCAGGCGATCCTGGCGGGCGTCGAGGGCGCGGGGGACACCCCGGCCGAGGGCGGGCGCATGCCGGTGGCCGTCGATGCGGTGTTCGACAGCGTCTCCGTCGCCACCTCCTACAAGGACCGGCTGGCGAAGGAGGGCATTGTCTTCTGCGCCATCTCCGAGGCGGTGCAGGAGCACCCCGAGCTGGTGCGGCAGTATCTGGGCAGCGTGGTGCCACAGGGCGACAATTTCTTTGCCGCGCTGAACTCCGCCGTCTTCACCGATGGCAGCTTCGTCTACATCCCGAAGGGCGTGAAATGCCCGATGGAGCTGTCGACCTATTTCCGCATCAACGCCAAGAGCACCGGCCAGTTCGAGCGCACGCTGATCATCGCCGAGGAAGGCTCCAGCGTCTCCTATCTGGAGGGCTGCACGGCGCCGATGCGCGACGAGAACCAGCTGCACGCGGCGGTGGTCGAGCTGGTGGCGCTGGACGACGCCTCGATCAAGTACAGCACGGTGCAGAACTGGTATCCGGGCGACGAGAACGGCCGGGGTGGCATCTACAACTTCGTCACCAAGCGCGGCGCCTGCCGCGGCAAGCGCTCCAAGATCAGCTGGACGCAGGTGGAGACGGGGTCGTCCATCACCTGGAAGTATCCTTCCTGCATCCTGCAGGGCGATGAATCGGTCGGCGAATTCTACAGCGTCGCCATCACCAACAACCGCCAGCAGGCCGATACCGGGACCAAGATGTTCCATATCGGCAAGAACACGCGCTCGACCATCATCTCCAAGGGGATCAGCGCGGGCTTCGGGCAGAACACCTATCGCGGCCTGGTCAAGATCAGCCCGAAGGCGTCCGGCGCGCGCAACTTCACCCAGTGCGACTCCCTGCTGATCGGCGATCAGTGCGGCGCGCACACCGTGCCCTATATCGAGAATCGCTGCATGACGGCGAAGGTCGAGCATGAGGCGACGACCAGCCGCATCGCCGAGGACCAGCTCTTCTACTGCCGCCAGCGTGGCCTGTCCGAGGAGGACGCGGTCGGCCTCATCGTCAACGGCTTCTGCCGCGAGGTGCTGAAGGAGCTGCCGATGGAGTTCGCGGTCGAGGCGCAGAAGCTGCTGCAGATCAGCCTCGAAGGCTCGGTCGGCTGA
- the sufC gene encoding Fe-S cluster assembly ATPase SufC, whose translation MLKIEGLRAEVEGKEILKGIDLEVPAGEIHAIMGPNGSGKSTLSYVLAGREGYEITGGSVTFHGQDLLAMEPEERAATGLFLAFQYPVELPGVGNANFLRTALNAIRRSKGEPELDAMQFLKVARARMKALSMPEDMLKRGVNVGFSGGEKKRNEVLQMALLNPSLAILDETDSGLDIDALKIVADGVNAMRGPNFSSLVITHYQRLLDYIVPDKVHVLMGGRIVQTGGPELAHQLEASGYGSVQAA comes from the coding sequence ATGTTGAAGATTGAAGGGCTGCGCGCCGAGGTCGAGGGCAAGGAGATCCTGAAGGGGATCGATCTCGAAGTGCCGGCGGGCGAGATCCACGCCATCATGGGCCCGAACGGCTCGGGCAAGTCGACGCTCTCCTATGTGCTGGCCGGGCGCGAGGGCTATGAGATCACCGGCGGCAGCGTGACCTTCCACGGCCAGGACCTGCTGGCGATGGAGCCGGAGGAGCGCGCGGCCACCGGCCTGTTCCTGGCCTTCCAGTATCCGGTCGAGCTGCCGGGGGTGGGCAATGCCAATTTCCTGCGCACCGCGCTGAACGCCATCCGCCGCTCCAAGGGCGAGCCGGAGCTGGACGCGATGCAGTTCCTGAAGGTGGCGCGCGCCCGCATGAAGGCGCTGTCGATGCCGGAGGACATGCTGAAGCGCGGCGTCAATGTCGGCTTCTCCGGCGGCGAGAAGAAGCGCAACGAGGTGCTGCAGATGGCGCTGCTCAACCCGAGCCTGGCCATCCTGGACGAGACCGATTCCGGCCTCGACATCGACGCGCTGAAGATCGTGGCCGATGGCGTCAACGCCATGCGCGGGCCCAACTTCTCCTCGCTGGTGATCACCCATTATCAGCGCCTGCTCGACTACATCGTGCCGGACAAGGTGCACGTCCTGATGGGCGGCCGCATCGTGCAGACCGGCGGGCCGGAACTGGCGCATCAGCTGGAGGCCTCGGGCTACGGCTCGGTGCAGGCGGCATGA
- the sufD gene encoding Fe-S cluster assembly protein SufD, with protein MSAPVLTGAAGFLHRYEGLRARLPGQGLPWLTALRERGIEAFRTLGLPTRRVEAWKYTDLAPVAQAGFAEPLTPVDGALPLPRAAAPKRIVFVDGRYRADLSDADAPARSLAANLPAAEGLLGSVARIDDLPLVALNTALFEDGALIDLGPGVDGGVVEVLHVTLADRPVAAHPRHLVRLAEGAKLVLIERAWGHGVGGTESRTLHSPVWEFIVGAKAHVTHARLQQEALSGVHLATTFARVEAEGTYDSFLLHAGAKLSRSEAHVVLAGPKAAAHLNGAQLLADGQHGDCTTFLDHAAPDCPSRQTVKTVLSGKSRGVFQGKIHVHQVAQRTDGYQMNQALLLSDQAEIDSKPQLEIYADDVKCSHGATVGELDEAQLFYLRARGIPEETARAMLIEAFLLEAVEGVADETARAALSEVVAGWWEKVA; from the coding sequence ATGAGCGCGCCGGTCCTGACGGGGGCCGCCGGCTTCCTGCACCGCTATGAAGGGCTGCGCGCGCGGCTGCCGGGCCAGGGCCTGCCCTGGCTCACCGCGCTGCGCGAGCGTGGCATCGAGGCCTTCCGCACGCTCGGCCTGCCGACGCGCCGGGTCGAGGCCTGGAAATACACCGACCTCGCCCCCGTGGCGCAGGCCGGCTTCGCCGAGCCGCTGACGCCGGTCGATGGCGCGCTGCCCCTGCCGCGCGCAGCCGCGCCGAAGCGCATCGTCTTCGTCGATGGCCGCTACCGCGCCGACCTGTCGGATGCCGACGCGCCGGCCCGCAGCCTGGCCGCCAATCTGCCGGCGGCCGAGGGGCTGCTGGGCAGCGTCGCGCGCATCGACGACCTGCCGCTGGTGGCGCTGAACACCGCGCTGTTCGAGGATGGCGCGCTGATCGATCTCGGCCCCGGCGTGGATGGCGGGGTGGTCGAGGTGCTGCATGTGACGCTGGCCGACCGGCCGGTCGCCGCGCATCCGCGCCATCTGGTGCGGCTGGCCGAGGGCGCGAAGCTGGTGCTGATCGAGCGCGCCTGGGGTCATGGCGTGGGCGGCACGGAAAGCCGCACCCTGCACAGCCCGGTCTGGGAGTTCATCGTCGGTGCGAAGGCGCATGTCACCCATGCCCGCCTGCAGCAGGAGGCGCTGAGCGGCGTGCACCTGGCCACCACCTTCGCCCGCGTCGAGGCCGAGGGCACCTATGACAGCTTCCTGCTGCATGCCGGTGCGAAGCTGTCGCGCTCCGAGGCGCATGTGGTGCTGGCGGGGCCGAAGGCGGCGGCGCATCTGAACGGCGCGCAGCTGCTGGCGGATGGCCAGCATGGCGATTGCACCACCTTCCTCGACCATGCGGCGCCGGATTGCCCGAGCCGCCAGACGGTGAAGACGGTGCTGTCCGGCAAGTCGCGCGGCGTGTTCCAGGGCAAGATCCATGTCCATCAGGTCGCCCAGCGCACCGATGGCTACCAGATGAACCAGGCGCTGCTGCTCTCCGACCAGGCCGAGATCGACAGCAAGCCGCAGCTGGAAATCTACGCCGACGATGTGAAGTGCAGCCATGGCGCCACGGTGGGCGAGCTGGACGAGGCGCAGCTTTTCTATCTGCGCGCCCGCGGCATCCCGGAAGAGACCGCCCGCGCCATGCTGATCGAGGCCTTCCTGCTGGAAGCCGTCGAGGGTGTCGCCGATGAGACGGCGCGCGCCGCGCTCTCCGAGGTGGTGGCCGGCTGGTGGGAGAAGGTGGCGTGA
- a CDS encoding aminotransferase class V-fold PLP-dependent enzyme, whose product MGAPVAAGGFDVARIRQDFPILSQKIRGKDLVFLDSGASAQKPRQVIEAMTGLLERRYANVHRGAYFLSESATEAYEAARHAVAGFLGAATEREIVFTGSSTNAINLVAHSYGRGVLKPGQAVLVSEMEHHANLVPWFMLRDSHGIELRIARVTESGELDLTDLEAKLADGKVGLVAVTHMSNVLGTVTPAARIAQLAHAYGAKLLLDGSQAAVHRAVDVQALGCDFYVFTGHKLYGPTGIGVLWGRMELLEKMPPFLGGGDMISEVSLEGFRPAPVPAKFEAGTPPITEAVGLHAAIDYVQAIGMAAIEAHERHLVDHAMRRLSGIEGLRLIGQAQDRGGVFAFALDNAHAHDLATLLDRVGIAVRSGRHCAEPLHARFNVESTCRASFGLYTTEGEVDYLAEALDKAREFFR is encoded by the coding sequence GTGGGAGCGCCAGTGGCGGCGGGCGGCTTCGATGTCGCCCGCATCCGCCAGGATTTCCCGATCCTGTCGCAGAAGATCCGCGGCAAGGATCTGGTGTTCCTCGATTCCGGCGCCTCCGCCCAGAAGCCGCGCCAGGTGATCGAGGCGATGACCGGGCTGCTGGAGCGCCGCTATGCCAATGTGCATCGCGGCGCCTATTTCCTCTCCGAAAGCGCGACCGAGGCCTATGAGGCGGCGCGCCACGCCGTGGCCGGTTTCCTCGGCGCGGCGACGGAGCGGGAGATCGTCTTCACCGGCTCCTCCACCAACGCCATCAACCTGGTGGCGCATTCCTATGGGCGGGGCGTTCTGAAGCCCGGCCAGGCGGTGCTGGTCTCCGAGATGGAGCACCACGCCAATCTCGTGCCCTGGTTCATGCTGCGCGACAGCCACGGCATCGAGCTGCGCATCGCCCGCGTGACCGAGAGCGGCGAGCTCGACCTCACCGATCTGGAAGCCAAGCTGGCGGATGGCAAGGTCGGGCTGGTCGCCGTCACCCATATGTCCAATGTGCTGGGCACGGTGACGCCGGCCGCCCGCATCGCCCAGCTGGCGCATGCTTATGGCGCGAAGCTGCTGCTGGACGGCTCCCAGGCGGCGGTGCACCGCGCGGTCGATGTGCAGGCGCTGGGCTGCGATTTCTACGTCTTCACCGGCCACAAGCTCTACGGCCCGACCGGCATCGGCGTGCTCTGGGGCCGGATGGAGCTGCTGGAAAAGATGCCGCCCTTCCTCGGCGGCGGCGACATGATCTCCGAGGTGTCGCTGGAAGGCTTCCGGCCGGCACCGGTGCCGGCGAAGTTCGAGGCCGGCACGCCGCCGATCACCGAGGCGGTCGGGCTGCACGCCGCCATCGACTATGTGCAGGCCATCGGCATGGCGGCGATCGAGGCGCATGAGCGCCATCTGGTCGACCACGCCATGCGCCGGCTGTCGGGCATCGAAGGGCTGCGGCTGATCGGCCAGGCGCAGGATCGCGGCGGGGTCTTCGCCTTCGCCCTCGACAACGCCCATGCGCATGACCTGGCGACATTGCTGGACCGCGTCGGCATCGCGGTGCGTTCGGGTCGCCATTGCGCCGAGCCGCTGCACGCCCGATTTAACGTCGAGAGCACCTGCCGCGCCTCCTTCGGCCTGTACACGACCGAGGGGGAGGTCGATTACCTGGCCGAGGCGCTGGACAAGGCGCGGGAGTTCTTCCGCTGA
- the sufU gene encoding Fe-S cluster assembly sulfur transfer protein SufU, which produces MFDDLRDLYQEVILDHGRKPRNFRRLEEADRHGRGDNPMCGDRMELWVKLAGDGRLDDVAFQGKGCAISMASASLMTETVRGKTQDEARELAGKFRELAMTGHCPECGASLEEEMERLQVLGGVAEFPSRVKCATLAWHTLVAALDDSGKEASSE; this is translated from the coding sequence ATGTTCGACGATCTGCGCGATCTCTACCAGGAAGTCATCCTGGACCATGGCCGCAAGCCGCGGAATTTCCGCCGGCTGGAGGAGGCCGACCGGCATGGCCGCGGCGACAACCCGATGTGCGGCGACCGCATGGAGCTGTGGGTGAAGCTGGCCGGCGATGGGCGGCTGGACGACGTCGCCTTCCAGGGCAAGGGCTGCGCCATCTCCATGGCCAGCGCCAGCCTGATGACCGAGACGGTGCGCGGCAAGACCCAGGACGAGGCGCGCGAGCTCGCCGGAAAATTCCGCGAGCTGGCGATGACCGGGCATTGCCCGGAATGCGGCGCCTCGCTGGAGGAGGAGATGGAGCGGCTGCAGGTGCTGGGCGGCGTCGCCGAGTTCCCGAGCCGGGTGAAATGCGCGACGCTCGCCTGGCACACGCTGGTGGCCGCGCTGGATGACAGCGGCAAGGAGGCGAGCAGTGAGTGA
- a CDS encoding SUF system Fe-S cluster assembly protein: protein MTAARRRAVSDGSPTQDSAAPVAGAHGAWTPEGETTPRVSEDAVIGAIATVYDPEIPVNIYELGLVYAIELGEDGTVKVEMTLTTPSCPSAQELPGQVEESIRLLPGVKDVAVEIVWDPPWDPSRMSEDARLALNMF from the coding sequence ATGACAGCGGCAAGGAGGCGAGCAGTGAGTGACGGCAGCCCCACCCAGGACAGCGCCGCCCCGGTGGCGGGCGCGCATGGCGCCTGGACGCCGGAGGGCGAGACCACGCCGCGCGTCAGCGAGGATGCGGTGATCGGCGCCATCGCCACGGTCTACGACCCCGAGATCCCGGTGAACATCTATGAGCTCGGCCTCGTCTACGCCATCGAGCTGGGCGAGGACGGCACGGTCAAGGTCGAGATGACGCTGACCACCCCCTCCTGCCCCTCGGCGCAGGAACTGCCGGGGCAGGTGGAGGAGTCGATCCGCCTGCTGCCGGGCGTCAAGGATGTCGCGGTCGAGATCGTCTGGGATCCGCCCTGGGACCCCTCGCGCATGAGCGAGGATGCCCGGCTGGCGCTGAACATGTTCTGA
- a CDS encoding iron-sulfur cluster assembly accessory protein — MSTTTTAPRPPRALPPLMQLSEAAAERLRGLYAKGQEGKLLRIAVSTKGCSGMAYDLTWADAPGPGDEVVTDKGVTVLVDRKATLFLIGTTMDYEVKAMSAGFTFTNPNEKGRCGCGESFHV; from the coding sequence ATGAGCACCACCACCACCGCCCCGCGCCCGCCGCGCGCCCTGCCGCCGCTGATGCAGCTGTCGGAGGCGGCGGCCGAGCGGCTGCGCGGCCTCTACGCCAAGGGGCAGGAAGGCAAGCTGTTGCGCATCGCCGTCAGCACCAAGGGCTGTTCCGGCATGGCCTATGACCTCACCTGGGCCGATGCGCCGGGCCCGGGCGACGAGGTGGTGACCGACAAGGGCGTCACCGTGCTGGTGGACCGCAAGGCGACGCTGTTCCTGATCGGCACCACCATGGATTACGAGGTGAAGGCGATGTCCGCCGGCTTCACCTTCACCAATCCGAACGAGAAGGGCCGCTGCGGCTGCGGCGAGAGCTTCCACGTCTGA
- a CDS encoding LysR substrate-binding domain-containing protein — protein sequence MRIHTQRLGYDTVLKPFLPGFLAAHPRITVEVEIGDAGLDIVSGRFDLAIRLGELLEQDVIAIPLQPPMRQIAVASPAYLAAQGAPLHPRDLLRHRCLCFRWPGHDALYSWEFFEDGAWFAVPVSGPLIVNDQRATIDAAIAGAGIAFWVESELQPHIGAGRLVPLLLPYTAEFPGFALSYARHRHRSAAVNACIAALRASARR from the coding sequence GTGCGCATCCACACCCAGCGCCTGGGCTATGACACGGTGCTGAAGCCCTTCCTGCCGGGCTTCCTGGCCGCCCATCCGCGCATCACCGTCGAGGTCGAGATCGGCGATGCCGGCCTCGACATCGTCTCCGGCCGGTTCGACCTGGCCATCCGGCTGGGCGAGCTGCTGGAGCAGGATGTCATCGCCATCCCGCTGCAGCCGCCGATGCGGCAGATCGCGGTCGCCAGCCCCGCCTATCTGGCGGCGCAGGGCGCGCCGCTGCACCCGCGCGACCTGCTGCGGCATCGCTGCCTCTGCTTCCGCTGGCCCGGCCATGACGCGCTGTACAGCTGGGAGTTCTTCGAGGATGGCGCCTGGTTCGCGGTGCCCGTCTCCGGCCCGCTGATCGTCAATGACCAGCGCGCCACCATCGACGCCGCCATCGCGGGCGCGGGCATCGCCTTCTGGGTGGAGAGCGAGCTGCAGCCGCATATCGGGGCCGGCCGGCTGGTGCCGCTGCTGCTGCCCTACACGGCGGAATTCCCGGGCTTCGCGCTCTCCTACGCCCGGCACCGGCACCGCTCCGCCGCGGTGAATGCCTGCATCGCCGCGCTGCGCGCCAGCGCCCGCCGCTGA
- a CDS encoding SDR family NAD(P)-dependent oxidoreductase — protein sequence MTTQNNTAPEFAGQVAIVTGAASGIGRATAELLHARGAIVIAEDRDPAVEALRRPGIEPLVGDVTQEAAAQRAVALATGRFGRLDILVNNAGIILNKPVLETSLAEWEGVLAVNATGAFLHAREAMRAMVPAGRGAIVNVGSYACFQAFPTIAAYAASKGALAQLTRVLALEGIGHGIRVNAVGSGDVVTNILNTVREDGRDFLAEHGRNAPIRRAAEPEEIAEVIAFLASERASYMVGSVTMADGGMSVALP from the coding sequence ATGACCACGCAGAACAACACCGCGCCGGAATTCGCTGGCCAGGTCGCCATCGTCACCGGCGCCGCCAGCGGCATCGGCCGCGCCACGGCCGAGCTGCTGCACGCCCGCGGCGCCATCGTGATCGCCGAGGATCGCGACCCGGCGGTGGAGGCGCTGCGCCGCCCCGGCATCGAGCCGCTGGTCGGCGACGTGACCCAGGAGGCGGCGGCGCAGCGCGCCGTGGCGCTGGCCACCGGGCGGTTCGGCCGGCTCGACATTCTGGTGAACAATGCCGGCATCATCCTGAACAAGCCGGTGCTCGAGACCAGCCTGGCGGAGTGGGAGGGCGTGCTCGCCGTCAACGCCACCGGCGCCTTCCTGCATGCGCGCGAGGCGATGCGCGCCATGGTCCCGGCCGGGCGTGGCGCCATCGTCAATGTCGGCTCCTATGCCTGTTTCCAGGCCTTCCCCACCATCGCCGCCTATGCGGCGTCGAAGGGCGCGCTGGCGCAGCTGACGCGGGTGCTGGCGCTGGAGGGCATCGGGCATGGCATCCGCGTCAATGCCGTGGGCTCGGGCGATGTGGTGACCAACATCCTGAACACGGTGCGCGAGGATGGCCGCGATTTCCTGGCCGAGCATGGCCGCAACGCGCCGATCCGCCGCGCCGCCGAGCCGGAGGAGATCGCCGAGGTGATCGCCTTCCTGGCCTCGGAGCGGGCCAGCTACATGGTGGGCTCGGTCACCATGGCCGATGGCGGCATGAGCGTGGCGCTGCCCTGA
- a CDS encoding TetR/AcrR family transcriptional regulator, translating into MPKPDAPPAGPPAARGRPRQFDSDVALAAAMRVFWQHGYAGASIGTLLQAMGISRATLYASFGDKESLFHQVMDLYEREKTAYMLEALQRPTARGVAETLLQGTLALQAGTADPKGSMGIVHSLSHAPGDERIRDFVTRRGLFWRQKLIDRMEEAGRAGDFPPGFEARSLALSLKAATDGLLVAAASGATEAELQGVAATFLQMWPGR; encoded by the coding sequence ATGCCCAAGCCTGACGCCCCGCCCGCCGGACCGCCCGCCGCGCGCGGCCGCCCGCGCCAGTTCGACAGCGATGTGGCGCTGGCCGCCGCCATGCGGGTCTTCTGGCAGCATGGCTATGCGGGGGCGAGCATCGGCACGCTGCTGCAGGCCATGGGGATCAGCCGCGCCACGCTCTATGCCAGCTTCGGCGACAAGGAGAGCCTGTTCCACCAGGTCATGGATCTCTATGAGCGGGAGAAGACCGCCTACATGCTGGAGGCGCTGCAGCGCCCGACCGCCCGCGGCGTGGCCGAGACGCTGCTGCAGGGCACGCTGGCCCTGCAGGCCGGCACGGCGGACCCGAAGGGCAGCATGGGCATCGTGCATTCCCTCAGCCATGCCCCGGGCGATGAGAGGATCCGCGACTTCGTCACCCGGCGCGGCCTGTTCTGGCGGCAGAAGCTGATCGACCGCATGGAGGAGGCCGGCCGCGCCGGCGATTTCCCGCCCGGCTTCGAGGCGCGCAGCCTGGCGCTCTCGCTGAAGGCCGCGACCGACGGGCTGCTGGTCGCCGCCGCCAGCGGCGCCACCGAGGCGGAGCTGCAGGGCGTGGCGGCGACCTTCCTGCAGATGTGGCCGGGGCGCTAG
- a CDS encoding nuclear transport factor 2 family protein — MPYSPQEQANLQIVKAALAQAAQDFPIFFQSIFAEDVEWSIAGHGPVARTYSGMKDLFENAEDALFRRLAEPLRITTRGVWADGDEVFARIDSASRAIDGEPYRNGYMYIMTLKDGKVVSGIEWLDLNAYYGIIERVKL, encoded by the coding sequence ATGCCCTACTCCCCCCAGGAACAGGCCAATCTGCAGATCGTGAAGGCGGCGCTGGCGCAGGCCGCGCAGGATTTCCCGATCTTCTTCCAGAGCATCTTCGCGGAGGATGTGGAATGGTCGATCGCCGGCCATGGTCCGGTCGCACGGACCTATTCCGGCATGAAGGACCTGTTCGAGAATGCCGAGGACGCGCTGTTCCGGCGGCTGGCCGAGCCGCTGCGCATCACCACGCGCGGTGTCTGGGCCGATGGCGACGAGGTCTTCGCCCGCATCGACAGCGCCAGCCGCGCCATCGATGGCGAGCCCTATCGCAATGGCTACATGTACATCATGACGCTGAAGGACGGGAAAGTCGTCTCCGGCATCGAATGGCTCGACCTCAACGCCTATTACGGCATCATCGAGCGGGTGAAGCTGTAA
- a CDS encoding type 1 glutamine amidotransferase domain-containing protein: MTRILIVLSAATHWTRADGSLYESGVWAQEFVDLDEAFLQAGFEVELASPRGTTPTIDHHSLDPAVVGEAVAGQMRDYLARHAARLQKPMVLGNVDVSRYDAVVVPGGHGPVEDLHKDPDMGRVLVEADRQSRLIAAVCHGPAAFLAARDEQGRWPFAGRRMTSFTDEEEIAFGTAENAPWLLADRLRKAGAVFEQGPNWAVFTVRDGHLLTGQNPGSSAQLAREVVAALA; this comes from the coding sequence ATGACCCGCATCCTGATCGTGCTGTCCGCCGCCACGCACTGGACCCGCGCCGATGGCTCGCTCTATGAATCCGGCGTCTGGGCGCAGGAATTCGTCGATCTGGACGAGGCCTTCCTGCAGGCCGGCTTCGAGGTGGAGCTGGCCAGCCCGCGCGGCACCACGCCCACCATCGACCATCACAGCCTGGATCCGGCCGTCGTCGGCGAGGCGGTCGCCGGCCAGATGCGCGACTATCTGGCGCGCCACGCGGCGCGGCTGCAGAAGCCGATGGTGCTCGGCAATGTCGATGTCTCCCGCTACGACGCCGTGGTGGTGCCGGGCGGCCACGGGCCGGTGGAGGATCTGCACAAGGACCCCGATATGGGCCGCGTGCTGGTGGAGGCCGACCGGCAGTCGCGGCTGATCGCCGCCGTCTGCCACGGCCCCGCCGCCTTCCTGGCGGCGCGCGACGAGCAGGGCCGCTGGCCCTTCGCCGGGCGGCGGATGACCTCCTTCACCGATGAGGAGGAGATCGCCTTCGGCACGGCGGAGAACGCGCCCTGGCTGCTGGCCGACCGGCTGCGCAAGGCCGGCGCGGTGTTCGAGCAGGGGCCGAACTGGGCCGTCTTCACCGTGCGCGACGGCCATCTGCTGACCGGGCAGAATCCCGGCTCCAGCGCGCAGCTGGCCCGGGAGGTGGTCGCCGCGCTGGCCTGA
- a CDS encoding SDR family NAD(P)-dependent oxidoreductase encodes MTTLSIVTGGSRGLGRNTAISIARHGGDVLLTYRSGAAQARAVVEEIEALGRRAVALPLDVANVGSFGDFAEQVRRVLRELGRERFDHLVNNAGHGEMAGFAETTEAQFDALFNVHVKGVFFLTQALLPLLADGGRIVNYSSGLTRVSFPGFSAYSAAKGAVEILTLYLAKELGHRGITANTVAPGAIETDFLGGAVRDTPEYNEAFAKMIALGRVGVPDDIGPAIASLLGPDNRWVTAQRIEISGGQNI; translated from the coding sequence ATGACCACTCTGTCGATTGTCACCGGCGGCAGCCGCGGCCTGGGCCGCAACACCGCCATCAGCATCGCCCGCCATGGCGGCGACGTGCTGCTCACCTATCGCAGCGGCGCCGCGCAGGCCCGCGCCGTGGTGGAGGAGATCGAGGCGCTGGGCCGCCGCGCCGTGGCGCTGCCGCTCGACGTCGCCAATGTCGGAAGCTTCGGCGATTTCGCCGAACAGGTGCGGCGGGTGCTGCGCGAGCTCGGCCGCGAGCGCTTCGACCATCTCGTCAACAATGCCGGCCATGGCGAGATGGCGGGCTTCGCCGAGACCACCGAGGCGCAGTTCGACGCGCTGTTCAACGTGCATGTGAAGGGCGTGTTCTTCCTGACCCAGGCGCTGCTGCCGCTGCTGGCCGATGGCGGCCGCATCGTGAACTATTCCTCCGGCCTGACGCGCGTCTCCTTCCCCGGCTTCTCCGCCTATTCGGCGGCCAAGGGCGCGGTGGAGATCCTGACGCTCTACCTGGCGAAGGAGCTGGGGCATCGCGGCATCACCGCCAACACCGTCGCGCCGGGCGCCATCGAGACCGATTTCCTGGGCGGCGCCGTGCGCGACACGCCCGAATACAACGAGGCCTTCGCGAAGATGATCGCGCTCGGCCGCGTCGGCGTGCCGGACGATATCGGCCCGGCCATCGCCAGCCTGCTCGGCCCCGATAATCGCTGGGTGACGGCGCAGCGCATCGAGATCTCCGGCGGCCAGAACATCTGA